A window from Hemicordylus capensis ecotype Gifberg chromosome 2, rHemCap1.1.pri, whole genome shotgun sequence encodes these proteins:
- the PRRC1 gene encoding protein PRRC1 isoform X2 has product MMEESGIETTPPGTPPPSTAGAAAATTTTPISLASSFPLMTSPASLAFVPSAMTSTGAPPGTTTLPSVTPPITSALSSSTSHFLPPPPLSSASGPMLSTPPTGPPTSGFSIASTHDITKGHAGRAPQTPLMPSFSAPSVTGVLSTSVMQQTPVPPSLAPGIGSGSTITFPEERDDPRVVGIQNEASAGGLWGFIKGVAGNPMVKTVLDKTKHSVETMITTLDPGMAPYIKSGGELDIVVTSTKDVKVAAIREAFQEVFGMATVTGEAGQSNIAPQPVGYAAGLKGAQERIDSLRRTGVIHEKQPAVSVENFIAELLPDKWFDIGCLIVEDPIHGIHLETFTQATPLPLEYVQQAQSLTPQDYNLRWSGLLVTVGEVIEKNLLHVNRTDWHVVFTGMSRRQMIYSAAKAIAGMYKQRLPPRTI; this is encoded by the exons ATGATGGAAGAGAGTGGCATAGAGACAACTCCACCTGGAACACCCCCACCAAGCACAGCaggggctgccgccgccaccaccaccaccccaatctCACTAG CATCCTCCTTTCCACTGATGACCTCTCCAGCGTCTTTGGCTTTTGTGCCTTCTGCAATGACTTCAACTGGTGCACCCCCTGGAACAACTACTCTACCGTCTGTCACCCCTCCAATTACGTCAGCACTCAGTAGCTCCACTTCTCACTTCTTGCCCCCTCCTCCACTAAGTTCTGCTTCTGGCCCTATGCTTTCTACACCTCCAACTGGTCCCCCTACTTCAGGATTTTCTATTGCTTCCACCCACGACATTACAAAAGGCCATGCCGGGCGAGCACCACAGACACCGCTGATGCCATCATTTTCTGCACCTTCAGTCACAG GTGTCTTGTCAACCTCTGTGATGCAGCAGACTCCTGTGCCACCATCATTAGCACCTGGCATTGGAAGTGGCTCTACAATTACTTTCCCAGAGGAACGTGATGATCCCAGAGTAGTTGGCATACAGAATGAAGCGTCTGCTGGAGGACTATGGGGCTTTATCAAA GGTGTAGCTGGAAATCCTATGGTGAAGACAGTGCTTGATAAAACCAAACACTCTGTAGAGACTATGATCACAACACTGGATCCTGGCATGGCTCCATATATCA AATCCGGAGGAGAGTTGGACATCGTAGTCACTTCTACTAAAGATGTCAAAGTTGCTGCCATAAGAGAAGCATTTCAGGAAGTTTTTGGAATGGCCACAGTTACAGGAGAAGCTGGGCAGTCCAACATTGCACCGCAGCCTGTTGGCTATGCAGCTGGATTGAAA GGAGCCCAAGAAAGGATTGACAGTTTGCGCAGAACAGGAGTGATACATGAGAAACAGCCTGCTGTGTCTGTTGAAAATTTTATTGCAGAACTGCTTCCTGACAA GTGGTTTGACATTGGTTGCCTAATTGTGGAGGATCCAATCCATGGCATTCATCTTGAGACATTTACCCAAGCAACACCATTGCCTCTGGAATATGTTCAACAG GCTCAAAGTCTAACTCCTCAGGATTATAACCTAAGATGGTCAGGTTTGTTAGTGACAGTGGGTGAAGTGATTGAAAAGAACTTACTGCATGTCAACAGAACAGACTGGCATGTTGTATTTACCGGCATGTCACGCCGACAGATGATCTACAGTGCAGCCAAAGCTATTGCAGGAATGTACAAGCAGCGTTTACCACCAAGGACCATTTGA
- the PRRC1 gene encoding protein PRRC1 isoform X1 — MMEESGIETTPPGTPPPSTAGAAAATTTTPISLARPLPPPTISAPPPFAPHIPPSSTNTGPTQIFASPLPPPASSFPLMTSPASLAFVPSAMTSTGAPPGTTTLPSVTPPITSALSSSTSHFLPPPPLSSASGPMLSTPPTGPPTSGFSIASTHDITKGHAGRAPQTPLMPSFSAPSVTGVLSTSVMQQTPVPPSLAPGIGSGSTITFPEERDDPRVVGIQNEASAGGLWGFIKGVAGNPMVKTVLDKTKHSVETMITTLDPGMAPYIKSGGELDIVVTSTKDVKVAAIREAFQEVFGMATVTGEAGQSNIAPQPVGYAAGLKGAQERIDSLRRTGVIHEKQPAVSVENFIAELLPDKWFDIGCLIVEDPIHGIHLETFTQATPLPLEYVQQAQSLTPQDYNLRWSGLLVTVGEVIEKNLLHVNRTDWHVVFTGMSRRQMIYSAAKAIAGMYKQRLPPRTI, encoded by the exons ATGATGGAAGAGAGTGGCATAGAGACAACTCCACCTGGAACACCCCCACCAAGCACAGCaggggctgccgccgccaccaccaccaccccaatctCACTAG cTCGTCCCCTCCCTCCTCCGACTATATCTGCTCCCCCACCTTTTGCTCCCCACATTCCTCCATCCAGTACGAATACTGGTCCTACTCAAATATTCGCCTCACCTTTACCCCCACCAGCATCCTCCTTTCCACTGATGACCTCTCCAGCGTCTTTGGCTTTTGTGCCTTCTGCAATGACTTCAACTGGTGCACCCCCTGGAACAACTACTCTACCGTCTGTCACCCCTCCAATTACGTCAGCACTCAGTAGCTCCACTTCTCACTTCTTGCCCCCTCCTCCACTAAGTTCTGCTTCTGGCCCTATGCTTTCTACACCTCCAACTGGTCCCCCTACTTCAGGATTTTCTATTGCTTCCACCCACGACATTACAAAAGGCCATGCCGGGCGAGCACCACAGACACCGCTGATGCCATCATTTTCTGCACCTTCAGTCACAG GTGTCTTGTCAACCTCTGTGATGCAGCAGACTCCTGTGCCACCATCATTAGCACCTGGCATTGGAAGTGGCTCTACAATTACTTTCCCAGAGGAACGTGATGATCCCAGAGTAGTTGGCATACAGAATGAAGCGTCTGCTGGAGGACTATGGGGCTTTATCAAA GGTGTAGCTGGAAATCCTATGGTGAAGACAGTGCTTGATAAAACCAAACACTCTGTAGAGACTATGATCACAACACTGGATCCTGGCATGGCTCCATATATCA AATCCGGAGGAGAGTTGGACATCGTAGTCACTTCTACTAAAGATGTCAAAGTTGCTGCCATAAGAGAAGCATTTCAGGAAGTTTTTGGAATGGCCACAGTTACAGGAGAAGCTGGGCAGTCCAACATTGCACCGCAGCCTGTTGGCTATGCAGCTGGATTGAAA GGAGCCCAAGAAAGGATTGACAGTTTGCGCAGAACAGGAGTGATACATGAGAAACAGCCTGCTGTGTCTGTTGAAAATTTTATTGCAGAACTGCTTCCTGACAA GTGGTTTGACATTGGTTGCCTAATTGTGGAGGATCCAATCCATGGCATTCATCTTGAGACATTTACCCAAGCAACACCATTGCCTCTGGAATATGTTCAACAG GCTCAAAGTCTAACTCCTCAGGATTATAACCTAAGATGGTCAGGTTTGTTAGTGACAGTGGGTGAAGTGATTGAAAAGAACTTACTGCATGTCAACAGAACAGACTGGCATGTTGTATTTACCGGCATGTCACGCCGACAGATGATCTACAGTGCAGCCAAAGCTATTGCAGGAATGTACAAGCAGCGTTTACCACCAAGGACCATTTGA